GTTCTTCATCCTTAAAATACTCCGATTCCTTCACAGTATTATGAATCATTAATTACatatcattttaaaaaaatgaataggGGAAATTACATTTTCACCCCTGCGGTTAGTTGATTTTTACAGATACCATCTTTTTCGTTCCTGAAAAGTATTTTTCTCATGCTTTTTCGTCCTTGAATGGTTGAACTTAACGGTTGGACTTTGTTAATGTAAAATGACGAATATGCCCTCGTCTTTCGTCCCCTTCATCTTTATGTTCcaacaaaaccaaaccaaaaactATGGGCTCGCCTAATTTCTTTGTTTTGATTCGAGTTATGGctatgattttgaattttgtttttttaatgtaAAATGACGAATATGCCCTCATCTCTCAAGAAACCCTGGATTTTGAAATCAAATGTGAAGCTAAAACTTTTAACTTCACATTTGATTTCAAAATCCAGGGTTTCTTGAACATAACATAAAGATGAGGGCTGAGAGATGAAGAACATGAGGGCATATTCGTCATTTTACATGGACGTAACAATTAAGTTAAGCGGCTCATGGACAAAAAAACGTTACTTTTCAGGACAAAaggttaaaaatgaaaaaatggaCCATTTCTATAAATACCAACTAACTACAAGGGAAAAAAATGTAATATACCCAAAAAGAAAAGATAAAATTAAACAAATTTTACACACCTTATCAATATTAATTTTCCTTTTAAGCTTCTTGGTACGTTGGGGTTCATTTTCATCCCAAGTAAGATCAATTTTACTTTGTTGCAATGCTCGAGTTTGAAAATCTACACCTTCATAATTTGCTGGAGcctgaaacaaaaatatttgggaatGAATTGGGAGCATTAAAAGATTATaaaatttcatttatttgtgtataATATATCATCTAACTTTCATctctttctattacaacattctaCTTTCAGTTTTTTTCTCATCTCCAATTGGAACTTTTTTATGACTTATTactattaacttttttttaataagCACTCAATCCCATTTAAgggatcaatgtactttcatgttTTTATATTTTACGCCTCATCTTCTAATCATACTTCATTTTACCCCTTAAATATATTTTAGctttgaatatttttttatttatttactagtTAATTATTTCTATCAAATATTTAATGACATCTTATTTATGAGATATAAACTTATAACggttatataatattttaaactttttttataacaataacattcatttttttgtattttacgtttataaaataaaaaccagGTGTAATTATTTCTATTTTCGTTTGGTTTTGGCATTCAATGTCTATAAAATATGTTGTGTGTTTAAAAAATGACTTAGGATTTAAATAGAGAAGGATTGTGCTATGAACTGACTTAGGATTTAGAAATCAAACAAACAAGAACCCAAAACTAGTCACTGTATTGATTTAAAAACACTAAACAATATCCAAATGATTACCAAAAAAAGATAGTTTGGCAAATTCAAGAAGCCACTCTCAGGGAATGAAATACCAGATTTCTCACAAAAGATGATGATCCACTCTCCTACCCCACTACCCTCTTATACTATCTGACACAACAAACTACATTAGTAAAAATACCTAATTTACCCCTCCACTAAAAGATGCTCTTTCTACTTGGATGTAACTCCTTTCTTGCTCCTATAGAATAAGTGAGAGTAAATAGAGGTGTAGCAGATTGATTAgttataactaaaaaaaataaataaataaaactatttgaaaAGGTTAACCATTTGAGAGGTCATTTAACTAGAGGTTAAAGTTAATAAAATGATGAGGTGACAATAATTTTAAGTCATAGTATAAATTTACATAGCTACAATTgaataaaattttcaaagtacaatggtgtaataggaagaaatgacaATACCTCGGTTGCAACATCACGTGGAGGATGTTTAAACTCCATAGAGTCTGGAATAAACCTCAAATCCAGCATATTTGATGACCTTTCAAACTCGATTCCATCACAGGTTCTATAAATGTAATCAGCTGTAGCAACTGAATCACATACCACCACTGCAAAATAGTACctgacaagaaaaaaaaaacaacaaaaaataagTTGAGAAAGTGTTCCTTCTTCaaatatagcatcctactttcattttttcTACAAATTAGAAGTGAATAATGCTCTATGATTGAGTAGGATTTTATTAATGAAATGCTCTAATAAGAAGAAATTTattagaagaaatgaaagtatgaggctatgctatttcttgcatttaacccttttATAAAgcttttattttaataaacaagATTCAATTACCTTAATCTACTTAGTTCATAAGCCCTCAACTTGTCATTGTCTATCTCATTGTCATCATCACTGTTGTCACTATCACTTTTCCCATCATCATCAAATAAACCAACTGGGCCCCGCACTGCCTCCTCTTCCATACGCTTGAGTCCAAAATCAGATGGGTATACAGAAACAGACAAAATCTGCCCTGTTTTTGGCAGAAATGAGCTTAACACAACGTACAAGTCAACTgcctaaagaagaagaagaaaaaaaaagtgcAATGTTTAGGGACTGCACAACAGATAAAGAAAGCAAAGGATAGCTTAATCATTAATAGAACAAGTAAGTCCAAAACAGAAATTATCAATAAGATTATCATTCTTTAACTTTAACCTCATGTAGTCATGTGTCCATGTCAAAATTATAAAGTGGAATGATTAATTGTATTCTACTTAAAGATTTTAGCCTTATCATTGTTATGAATTTTGAGATGGCCACAAAATCCTGCATCACCATGTATTCTTGGTCAATAATTGAAGGATAAAGAAGTAACACCCTGCTGCACCCTCAGAAAATCACATTTTCTTCCTAGTAGACCAATAATAAAGAAGCTATATCTTGTACCAAGGCTAAATTTGCATAAAACAAGCCAAAAAAAACATAGCAGTAAGAATATATGATAATAGTAGATTCAATCTTTTAGGAAATACATGCACAAAGTTGACCACATTGAAAGATTATATAGCTATAAAGGAAATGATCGAGACAACTAAACCATGTCTACATATATGAACAGAGAATACAGCTCCAAGAAAAGCCATAATCATTTACATGTTCATGACTTCATGTACTTCAAAAGTGTTCTGAATAGATAGAGTGAAACTATAATCCAAATTGACGTTTAGAAACCAATTATGTATAATTCCACTCTTTTACCAAAAAAGTTTTATCTTTACTCTCATCATTAGTATGTCAGATGTAGGCTAAAACTAATGTAGTTTGTCTTCAAAATTGCAAAGTGGTCCTTTTTTGCCAGAGTAAGTAAACTTTAACAAATAACCAATTACACCAAATAGCTTGTCCCTGTGGCACCCTAGTGCTTCTGTATAAACATTCACCAGTTGTTGATTCCACACAAAGTAAATGCAAAAGAACAAAGAATCTCACTCACCCGAACTTGATTCCAATCCAAATTAACAATTGCGAGCCTGTGAGTTTCTTTGTCAATTTCAGGTACATTCTCCTCCAGCTATCTCCATTtaagtttcaaaattttcaatagaAACCACAACAGAAAATTAGTATAATCATTTTTTGGAAAAATGATCGCACAGAATATTATAAATGAAATTCACCTGCAAACCAGTAGTTTCCTCTTCTAGATAAGCTTCATCGTCTTCATCTGTATCCGTTGTAGTATCATCATCCATTAAATCATCTTCACCTTTTTCTTtctcttcctcttcctcttcctcttcttccgaGGATTCCGTTCCCAATTCCGGCGCTGATTTGAATTTAGACGATGTTTGCTTAACAGCCTTCAAAATTTCGGCGTCATCACTCTCAGATTCCTCCTTCTCTTCGTCGCTTTCCACGTCGTCATCGTCATCCGATTCCTCAGGTTGTTTTTTCTGTTTCTTTTCTTCAGCATCCATTCGATAATAGTGTTTAAGAGCACTTTGAGATGAGTCTCCATCTTGTTTAGCTCTGCCTCGCTTATCTACACGAGCAGAGGAAGTAGAGAAGTTCTTATCAGTGAACATACGACTAAAACGCGAATCAATCGCCACCTTTGTTTTGTGCTTCGGCACATCCTGAAACCTAGGATCCTTCTGCGACAGAGCAAACCTGTCGTCTGTGATTGCTTTGTTGCCGCCGCCGAACACGCGGTTTCCGGTGACTTCTACAGCCTTGTTAGCATCTGGATTTTTCTTTGCCCCATTTTTGTTCTTGCTTTTGCTTTTGGAACCCATTGAAATCGTTCAGTAGACAAAACAGTGAGGAGTAGGAGGAGGTTTATGACCagcaaaataaaacataaaccctaGATACTAACGGGTCAAGATAATGAGATGAAAACGGGTTACAATTCAAGTCGAGTGGATTTGGATCGAACCGATTTATTTCGAAAATAAAATAGCCCTAGTAGTCAACGGCGTTTACAAATGGgttatgaaaaaataaaaataaataaataatcattgTTAAAAACGGATTCTATAGGGTCATGagaaaacaaatatataaaaaattatattatatatgtttCTACAATTCTAAATAGTAAATACATGACAAATATGtaaggaaaaaatgaaaaaaaaaaatagtgtgtTAGAGCAGAAAATCTTTAAAATATACAAAATAGttgtaaaagtataatttttctaAATATGAATTAGtaaaataattttctaaatatGAATTAGTAAAAGTATATTTGTAAAAAATGATATAACAAAAAGTTGTAAAATAATACTTTTCTAAAAAAACTAAgtctaaaaaaacatataaaaacaaagTTGAAAATAAAAGTTTAGAAAAAATAATATAAGAAATTGTACCAAacgtataaaaataaaaaaaataataatcttttggttaaaattattattaaaaaaaaaaggttgcATGTACCGAACTTGGGTTAGACTGTTGTGTATAGGTCACACTTATACCCACTCACAAGGATGCCACATCATCATCTTCTCTCCATAACATCTAAAAGGGATGGTGTTCATTTTATTGAAACGGTGTTGATGAAGAATAAAAGCATAAAAAAGTGAAAAACAtaggaatgaagaaggaaaaaacAGATGTTAAGGGGTGTTACGTTGGCCATGGGAAGCAGCGAGAAACCAAGGGGGGCGGTGTTGGTAGCATTATATTGGCGTTGAGGTGCCTCCACGTAGGGAAAAACTCCCATTAACTCATACCTTGCAATCTTAGGGATTTCGGACAGACAAGTGAGTTAGCCGTGACTCGCAAATAAAAATAAGGGGAAAGATGATCGAATGACAATGGAAAAACACCTTAGCCACTAAGCTATTTTCAAATATCATCACAAAAATATCTTTTTGGCATTAGTTAAAattattaatataaattaaaattgTTGTTTCTTTATAATATCCTAAAATATTagttaaatttattaaaataaattaaaattatttgtgttTATAATATCCTAAAAATTTATAGTTGACTATATCTATAGATAGCCTTGGCCTAAGCAAGTAAGGTTGGCAATTCTCAACACGATCCGCGATGCAATTCGCGACACGACACAAAATAAATGAGTTTGGGTTGAATATTTCAATCCGCCAACCCGCGAACctgccaacccgtttattaaacgggtcatatatgggtttctcaaaaaataaacgagTTCACCTGCCAAActgtttatatttttaataaaaaaaattattttatttttaaatgtatttttgtATCAAGTaataagtattaatatttaataagtattatataatatatacctctgattcatagaccatttgactgttttgacattttgaTTCGTGGTGGATGGCCTAAGGTTGTAAGTCGTAACATGTAAGGAAAAGTCTGTAACCATTTTAACCATTTGCTCTAAATAATCAAATCGCGTATGAGCGGATCTCCTTCTTCGACTCTCCTAGACTTCCAGTCTCTCGATCTCTCCCGATCTCCCACAGTACCACTCTCCCCTCTGTTACTCTGTGATCAAAATCAGGTATCAAAATCAAATCGTGTATAGAAATCACAAACGACGTGAACGCCTAAAGGCTGAAGTGGTGAAGCCCTGAACGTGAGTCGCCAATATAATCTTCTGGTATGTttcaaacccgccaacccgtttaaaTAAATGGGTCGtcgggtcatatatgagtttatgttccaaacccaccAACTcatgacctgtatatttaaatgggtcgtgtttggatTGATATATTTTAACCCGTCAACCCACCAATCCgtgacacgccaacccgaacacaaTACGATTGTCAGGCCTATAAGCAAGTATGAAAGAGTTTCAGGAACGCAATTAGGCTTTAGGCTTAGCAAATTACATCAATAGACTAAATATTGGACATTTGGGCTCAGTGTAGTGAAATACTAAGAGTctaacaccattttgttgggcAAAGATTATTTAAATAGCCCAAAACTTTTATTAAATGGAATTTAAATTAGTGAAAAATAACTTATTagctatttatttaaaataaaaaacacatcTTCAAACATTTATTGATAAAATTTTGTATAATTATTATAAGGTTTTGGAAGTGGAAAAAGAAATATAACATTGATATTTATAAattcatttaatttttttgttttaaatataaCAGTGATATttacgttttttttttctaaactaCGATTGGCCTAAAGGAATGTATTAAGATCATGTGGTGGTCTTTGGATTCATGGATTGGATGTAAATATGACTTGATTTTCCATATACTTTTTTTGTTAATCTTAGTGCATGTAAAAAGTTACTTTTTAACAACTTTTTTGCGACATTATAGGAAATTTCTATTACATAATTGATTATTGAACCAATAACGCGTGATTTTATTTACGGTGTCTTTTCAATATAGAAAAAGAAATGCTACATTAAtttttttagtatggaaaatgATACATGGTaattttattatgtgttcatcGGTGCAggttaatatatgtaaatataataTTTCAGTTAAAGATGTTAAATGATGATTAAAAAGTCTCAACCGgttcaaaaaaatcataaaaagtcTCAAGTACGAAAGTAAGTTTATCAACTCCAAGAAGTATTGATATCTTAAACGTAAAATATAAAAAACCATTTGAATTTATACAACCACAATTTTACccattttttcttttcttaatgataAAAATGTATTTCATGCCTAAAAGTAAGATGCTTTTAAAGAACATCATAAaagtaaatataaataaaaaacttttaatAGACTGGAAAGTTCATGCAAAAAGTTTGAAAGCAAAATGCTCCAATCAAGAATAGTTTTCCTAGACCTAAAATCTCTATTTACAAATCAATTTACAACTTTGTCGGCATGCCATACAAGGATCATCAAAGTACTAAGTTGGATGATATAAATTCATCTCTggaaaaatatcattaaatccatagaTGTGTTGTCATTTATTCGACAGCCTCTTACAATTGAATCGTCTTTCTTATATTTTTCGTAAAAAAAATCATGCATTATTATTTTTGTTAATATATAAAAGAAAACTAACGTGTAAACGTAGATCTTGTGTTAGATTTTgttaaattaaaatagttaagtGCGTATTTGGATCTACAAATAGCCCATTAATTATAAACACCATGTAACTTGATTGAAAGTAGTGCTTCGATCCATGGCTTCCCTGATTATCTCACTTCTcattttctcattcttcttctttcttGGAACGCCATTAAGCTCTAACTACTACCAGAATACATGTCCAAATGTAGAATCAATCATCAAGAAAGTTGTATCCGATGCCACAAGGAATGACAAAACAGCCCCTGCTGGACTCCTTCGAATGCACTTCCACGACTGTTTCATAAGGGTATGCATAAACTAACAACCATTCCTTATTTAATTTGGAAGCATCATATATACATACTTACATGCATCTTTTAGATGATATATGTTGTGTTTACCGGATTTTCGTGGTGTACTGAAGGGATGTGATGGTTCGGTGCTTTTGAATTCAAAGGGTAAGAACACTGCCGAAAAAGACGGACCCCCGAATGTTTCTCTACATGCATTTTATGTCATTGATAATGCGAAGAAAGCAGTCGAGTCTGTGTGTCCTGGTGTGGTTTCGTGTGCTGATATCTTAGCATTAGCTGCAAGAGATGCAATTGTGTTGGTAAGCTTAAAAAACTATTTTGTATCTAAGGTCTAATACTGTGTTTGACATTTATTGGACTATGACTGTCTGGACTGGACTGAGACTTTAATGTGACCGAAACCGATGTCAATAGACTCAAAAAGGTGAGAAACATGGGACAGAGTTTAGCATTTGAAGTGTACTCTGTGCAAAAGACATGAATGTCCTCTTGATCCTCATCATTGAAAAAACAATACATATTCAATTAGGCATTGTTTGGAATGTATAAGTTAGCTTATTGCAATTTAGTGTTTAATATcaataaaaatagcttataagctaACTTTCTAAAAATCTATTTGAGTTAATCTCATGGGCTTTTTGGCTTTTTCCACAAGTTTTCCAAATATACCATTACATGTTAGATTTAATTATACATCTAATTAAATATCATTTTGTGTCATAATACATTTTTTCATCTAGTTTATTAGTTAGTTTATATCAAATGTtatttctttctgtttttatcgTTCAGCTATGAACTACCATGTAGCTTATAGGCAAAAACTAGTTTTTCAGCTAAAAAGTATATATTTAGTAAGTCGGTCAAATAGAGCTTTAATGTGCACAAGAGAAAGTGTGTTTCTATGTTTGGAGTTATTGTAATGTAGGCTGGAGGACCATCTTGGGATGTACCTAaaggaagaaaagatggaagaataTCTAAGGCTAGTGATACCAGCCAACTACCAGCACCTACCTTTAACATATCTCAACTTCAACAAAGTTTCTCTCAAAGAGGTCTTTCTTTGGAAGATCTAGCAGCACTTTCAGGTATTTTAACTTCAAGGGTTAAATGCATAATTATGCGATGACGTTTCATCATTTTGTTGGTTTATGCAAAGGCTGGCTTTATACGATATATGCAAGGGCATTTCATTAAGGATAAAAGGATGGATGCACTAGCTTTACCGGTTGAAACATGGCTCCAATTGTATAAATTTGGTAGAATAATCAAATATTATGGCATAAATTGGTAGAAATCTCAGACATTGTTGTATAAATTGCTAAAATGGTgtttaattcattttttttttactaaaagcTAAGCTAAACCGAAAAAATGATTTGTAGCAAAAAAAAACCCGTCatatttcagttttttttttttttat
The genomic region above belongs to Lactuca sativa cultivar Salinas chromosome 4, Lsat_Salinas_v11, whole genome shotgun sequence and contains:
- the LOC111892154 gene encoding pre-rRNA-processing protein esf1, with protein sequence MGSKSKSKNKNGAKKNPDANKAVEVTGNRVFGGGNKAITDDRFALSQKDPRFQDVPKHKTKVAIDSRFSRMFTDKNFSTSSARVDKRGRAKQDGDSSQSALKHYYRMDAEEKKQKKQPEESDDDDDVESDEEKEESESDDAEILKAVKQTSSKFKSAPELGTESSEEEEEEEEEKEKGEDDLMDDDTTTDTDEDDEAYLEEETTGLQLEENVPEIDKETHRLAIVNLDWNQVRAVDLYVVLSSFLPKTGQILSVSVYPSDFGLKRMEEEAVRGPVGLFDDDGKSDSDNSDDDNEIDNDKLRAYELSRLRYYFAVVVCDSVATADYIYRTCDGIEFERSSNMLDLRFIPDSMEFKHPPRDVATEAPANYEGVDFQTRALQQSKIDLTWDENEPQRTKKLKRKINIDKESEYFKDEEQLKEFIASSESESESEEDENNKNSGKRQKTDKYRALLQSGSDSDSDKDDTGMEMEVTFNTGLEDLSKKILEKKDRKSETVWEAHLRKKQEKKKARKSKSMDSDDSYDSDREPVEESGDFFAGDADNKNDKKDKKGKNLDKEGEASKEELELLLGDDDGNVKGYNLKRKKSKGQKGKKEGMDEEKIPTIDYDDPRFSSLFTRPDYALDPMDPQFKRSAAYVRQVAHKQHKGDMEREEEREHNNDSYEQIQASKVDDKIDSKKDKYEMSMLLKSVKMKSKQLPLLPSSDAKKSKRKGK
- the LOC111892158 gene encoding peroxidase 64; translation: MASLIISLLIFSFFFFLGTPLSSNYYQNTCPNVESIIKKVVSDATRNDKTAPAGLLRMHFHDCFIRGCDGSVLLNSKGKNTAEKDGPPNVSLHAFYVIDNAKKAVESVCPGVVSCADILALAARDAIVLAGGPSWDVPKGRKDGRISKASDTSQLPAPTFNISQLQQSFSQRGLSLEDLAALSGGHTLGFSHCSSFNNRIHNFNSTLDIDPSLQPSFASSLRRFCTTKNNVNNAGVAMDPSSTSFDNTYYKLIFQHKVLFSSDNALLSTPKTKNLVSNFASSKDAFFKAFVKSMIKMSSINGGQEIRKNCRFVN